CCCTACTTCATTGGACCAGACCGTCACTCCTGAGGTGCCATACCGAACCCATACTTCAAAGGCTTCGGAAGCTTTGCAGGCTTTAATGGCTTCGGTACCCAGGCGCAGGAGTGCTTGCGGATCAGCTACCGGGATGTCTCTGGTGCCATGAACAGCTATAGCTTTGAGCTTTTTAGCCCCCATAACTGCTCCGACGCCCCCACGCCCAGCTTGCCTCCCAAAGTCGTGGGTTATACAGGCATATTTTACCAGATTCTCACCAGCCGGACCTATCGTAGCGATCTGAAACTCTTCACCAAGACGCTTTTTGAGCTCTGTCTCAACGGTTATTGACCCTTTACCCCATAAGTCCGAAGCGTCCCGCAGTTCCACTTCATCATCGTTTATGTAGAGATAAACAGGTTTTGGCGAGATACCCTCAATGATGATGGAATCGTAGCCAGCGTATTTGAGCTCAGCCGTTAGATGGCCTCCAACGCTGGCTGAGGCATACCCTCCCGTAAGGGGCGATTTAGTGGTGAAATCCATTTTGCCAGCGCCTGGGGCTAATGTGCCAGAAAGAGGCCCCGGTGAAGCTATGATTTTGTTTTCAGGTCCTAAAGGGTCAGCTCCCCTGGGGACTTCGGTGTATAAAAAGTAAATGCCAAAACCTCTTCCACCCAGAAACTTTTCAGCTATGTGAGTAGGAGTGGGCTCCTTGGAAATCTGACCCGTGGTAAGGTTTATTCTGAGAATTTTTCCACCATAGCCATTCATTTCCGCCTCCTTTAGCACCGTGGTGTTGTGAAAACTTCCAGAGGCAGTGCCCTTTATTTACTCAATCCAGAGGACCCCTGGCCCACATACTTCAACGCAGGCTCCGCAGAGGTCGCACTCAAAAGGCACCGGGTAATCAGGATGGGTGAAGATTACCTGCTCCGGGCATTCTTTGACGCAAGCCATACATGCTATGCACTCATTGGGGTCAATATAATAGGCGCCCTTTTCGTTTATCTTCACCGCATCTACAGGGCAAACCTCAGCGCAGGTGCCACAGTTGGTACAGGTTTTGACTTCAAAGATGCCTGGCGCCGGGAACTTGGGAATTATAGCCAGACGAGCTTTTTTGGGGTTGTTTACGCCAAATTTCGCTAAACTGCAAGCTACAAGGCAAGCTTTACAGCCAGAACATTTGGAACTGTCAGCATGAAGGTAAACGGCCATGTTTCCCCCTTACATCTGGAGATAAGAATCGGCATATATTACTTTGTTCTTGAGGATCTGGATCGTCTTCCATACTGCCACCTGCTCCGGATCCTTCATGTCAACCACCGATGGATCCAGATCCTCGCCTGCAGCGGTAGCATCGTAAAGGGCGAGAAGAAGCTTGCCTATTGGGGTGCTATCATCCCGCTGCTCGATTATCCGGATAACTTCATTTTGCTTTTCATCCAGAGGGTCCAGGATAGCGGCGTCAAGCCCCGCAGCCATGAGCATAACCAGGTAAACCCTGTTTACAAGGCTGCGGTTTTCTTTGGGAACACGATTGGAAACGTTGGAAAGACCCACCACCGTCTTGGGCGGAGGATCGCTCAGGGCTTTGAAATAACGGATAGCTTCCACAGCATTAGGCACATGTTCCTGACACCCGTTAACGGTAAGGATAAGGGGATCAAGGTATATATTTTCCACAGGCACTCCCATTTCTGTGAGGCGAGGGATGATTATTTCCATAGCGATGTTGGCCCTATCCTCCGCACTCACCGGAATACCCGCTTGGGTCATAGTCAGGGCGATAACCGGGACATTGTATTTAGCTGCCAGTGGCCCAATGGAAGTAAGGCGCTCTTCTTCGGCCGATACGGAGTTTATCATGGCCTTGAGGCCCAGCTCCTGGCACTTCTTAAGACCAGCTTCTATGGCTTGGGGGTTCGTGGTATCCAGAGAGACAGGAGTTCCGGGGACAGCTTCATTGATTATCTCAATGAGCCAGGGCATAACCTCGTGGCCATCCTTCTTTCGCCGGCCAATGTTGAGGTCCAGCATATGAGCTCCGCCCATAACCTGGGCTTTGGCCAGTTCAATCAGGTAGGCAGGTTCCCGGTTGTCGATAGCCTGACGCACCCTGGGGGAAAGGATCTGGATGTTCTCTCCTATTCGGAAAAGCATTTTGCCACCTCCTTGTGGTTTATTGGGATGGTGCGTAGAAGCACCGTTTTGGTGATATAACGAGCCCCTTCTTCTGAAGCTTCTTTATGATCTTTGAAACCTCTTCGCTGTCAAGGCCAGTCATA
This genomic window from Anaerolineae bacterium contains:
- a CDS encoding 4Fe-4S binding protein, giving the protein MAVYLHADSSKCSGCKACLVACSLAKFGVNNPKKARLAIIPKFPAPGIFEVKTCTNCGTCAEVCPVDAVKINEKGAYYIDPNECIACMACVKECPEQVIFTHPDYPVPFECDLCGACVEVCGPGVLWIE
- a CDS encoding dihydropteroate synthase, which encodes MLFRIGENIQILSPRVRQAIDNREPAYLIELAKAQVMGGAHMLDLNIGRRKKDGHEVMPWLIEIINEAVPGTPVSLDTTNPQAIEAGLKKCQELGLKAMINSVSAEEERLTSIGPLAAKYNVPVIALTMTQAGIPVSAEDRANIAMEIIIPRLTEMGVPVENIYLDPLILTVNGCQEHVPNAVEAIRYFKALSDPPPKTVVGLSNVSNRVPKENRSLVNRVYLVMLMAAGLDAAILDPLDEKQNEVIRIIEQRDDSTPIGKLLLALYDATAAGEDLDPSVVDMKDPEQVAVWKTIQILKNKVIYADSYLQM
- a CDS encoding MarR family transcriptional regulator, with translation MTELTEKEQIVLDAMRQAGKPVRPGDVATMTGLDSEEVSKIIKKLQKKGLVISPKRCFYAPSQ